One window from the genome of Eriocheir sinensis breed Jianghai 21 chromosome 7, ASM2467909v1, whole genome shotgun sequence encodes:
- the LOC126992462 gene encoding uncharacterized protein LOC126992462 — protein MDVVGKWGIPGKNENGDCLVDVCAERGMFLANTFFQHKNIHRYTWRRGEENEQKGLIDYVAVDERLRKEICDAKVVIGMFDGSDHLAVLAKLKLKEKWVFEKKGEVKKEILKIEKLQEKEIKDEYNREMAEALSEKWGSVKDNTNIEKVFETFKEIIVTITTKVLGMKVVRDGKRKGNSWWIEEIRRIVKEKRELFKNTQERNVAEQVKRERKKKYRECKMKLKQAIKESKKRVDEDFGKRLSEKYKGNRKSYWKEVKNKRNAKNISSSKINEVMDENGKMLKDGEAVKERWREYLKNLMNFEDGRPAVLGRG, from the coding sequence atggatgtggtgggaaaatgggggatacctgggaaaaatgaaaatggagactgccttgtggatgtctgtgctgagaggggaatgttcctagcgaacaccttctttcagcacaagaatatccaccgatacacatggaggaggggagaagaaaacgagcaaaaaggattgattgattatgtggcagtagatgaaaggcttagaaaagaaatttgtgacgcgaaggtagtaataggaatgttcgatggatctgaccatcttgcagtgctggcaaagttaaagctgaaagaaaagtgggtgtttgaaaagaaaggtgaagtaaaaaaggaaatactgaagatagaaaagttacaggaaaaagaaataaaagatgagtataaccgtgaaatggcagaggccttaagtgaaaaatggggaagtgtaaaagataatacaaatattgaaaaagtttttgaaacatttaaagaaataatagtaactataacaacaaaagtgttagggatgaaagtggtgagagatggaaaaagaaaaggaaattcatggtggatagaagagataaggaggatagtaaaagagaaaagggaactttttaagaacactcaagaaagaaatgtggctgaacaagtaaaaagggaaaggaaaaagaaatatagagaatgcaaaatgaaattaaaacaagcaataaaagaaagtaagaagagagttgatgaagactttggaaaaagactaagtgaaaaatataaagggaacaggaaatcatattggaaagaagtaaaaaacaaaagaaatgcaaaaaatatctcctcaagtaaaataaatgaagttatggatgagaatggaaagatgttgaaagacggggaagctgtgaaggagagatggagagaatatttaaaaaacttaatgaattttgaggatggacgtccagcagttTTGggtagaggttga